A stretch of Anolis sagrei isolate rAnoSag1 chromosome X, rAnoSag1.mat, whole genome shotgun sequence DNA encodes these proteins:
- the LOC132780367 gene encoding heat shock protein 30C-like, with amino-acid sequence MLCRLHLTAPPRSPLRSRSQILWPRAGSLFDDLEREMDAMWDLLTSNWRPATTSRTSTSTTIRRETTHGSETANHTAAPFAVTQDMTGFDPQELVVKLCGEKVVLTGKKATQTPEGPFRYEIFRREWNVPESVDRERLSCSISSEGKLRIEAPSTEPEPRTVPIEVNRAGNPAEPEPEAHENSRAQG; translated from the coding sequence ATGCTGTGCCGACTCCACCTCACCGCTCCTCCTCGGAGTCCTCTCCGGAGCCGGAGCCAGATCCTGTGGCCAAGAGCCGGCTCGCTCTTCGATGACTTGGAACGAGAAATGGATGCAATGTGGGACCTCTTGACCAGTAATTGGAGACCAGCTACCACCAGTAGGACATCGACGAGCACTACGATTAGACGGGAAACAACCCATGGTTCAGAGACGGCGAACCACACCGCTGCCCCGTTCGCTGTAACCCAAGACATGACCGGGTTCGACCCGCAGGAGTTGGTGGTCAAGCTGTGCGGAGAGAAGGTGGTCCTCACTGGGAAGAAGGCCACCCAGACACCGGAAGGGCCTTTCCGCTACGAAATCTTCCGGAGGGAATGGAACGTGCCGGAGAGTGTCGACCGTGAGCGCTTGAGCTGCTCTATCTCCAGCGAAGGAAAGCTGCGCATCGAAGCCCCTTCGACAGAACCGGAGCCACGGACCGTCCCCATCGAAGTCAACCGGGCGGGAAACCCTGCTGAACCGGAACCCGAAGCCCACGAAAACAGCCGGGCCCAAGGTTAG
- the LOC132781151 gene encoding heat shock protein Hsp-16.1/Hsp-16.11-like yields MAGYSRFWLRMLPLRHRWPLPSLGPIWLEDIQPASRVLYPCPASNNLFDRVAQNMERQVQEMEKMSNAFFQAWEHGKAKEDGVAPANDTGTYRFAVDASGFSPEEVTVKLDGRKLTVTAMREKESGGEEGTYWRERQELRRETLLPPDVDLQAVACSLASDGRLSVEAPRLTPTEKTIPIDIKPDKNQHSSDGEKEPGEKPKEP; encoded by the exons ATGGCAGGCTATTCGCGTTTCTGGCTCCGGATGCTTCCTTTGCGACACCGCTGGCCACTTCCCAGTCTCGGACCAATATGGCTCGAGGACATCCAGCCGGCATCCAGGGTTCTGTACCCG tgcCCGGCAAGCAACAACCTCTTCGACCGAGTGGCCCAAAACATGGAGAGGCAAGTCCAAGAGATGGAGAAGATGAGCAATGCCTTCTTCCAGGCCTGGGAACACGGAAAGGCCAAGGAAGATGGCGTCGCTCCGGCCAACGACACAGGGACATACCGCTTCGCTGTGGATGCGTCCGGCTTCTCGCCGGAGGAAGTGACGgtcaagctggatggaaggaagtTGACGGTGACGGCTATGCGAGAAAAGGAGAGCGGAGGTGAGGAGGGAACCTATTGGCGGGAGAGGCAAGAGCTGCGACGGGAGACCCTCCTTCCGCCGGACGTGGACCTCCAGGCTGTGGCGTGTTCTCTGGCTTCGGACGGGAGGCTCTCTGTAGAGGCGCCCCGCTTGACTCCAACAGAGAAGaccatccccattgacatcaagCCGGACAAGAATCAACACAGCAGCGATGGGGAGAAAGAACCAGGGGAGAAGCCTAAAGAGCCTTGA